In the genome of Leucobacter luti, one region contains:
- a CDS encoding SRPBCC domain-containing protein produces MIPLGPVVARSRLRAARTAAWTYLADADRRAEWWPELRLDPRVGGDITERWSEEIEGELVSRDASGTVDVWVDGHAIGFTWREAGDFRDTAVLLTLRSQGQDTGITITETGFDALPDSADRAAASQDGWQVLLRDLTTAIEHAVAAGLLSAGPGTEDAVAAQVAGADVLHGGAAVAPAGEADEGSARLRPLTQLMPLTLTKLQRLAPLARLALMNLARLTPMKLMSRRNRLLARLTPRPRPRPTPTPTPTLRPRERSTVPLLTPTPTPALQTPARLTPARLTPALLTPAQQIPPRSLQVTLRKGTTTRLTRSGQQLRIWPRPKSPPSKTPRSRWRRTPRARKSPTSSPSRAQNQQWMTLRTLQSSTSMR; encoded by the coding sequence ATGATCCCACTGGGGCCGGTTGTGGCGCGAAGCCGGTTGCGGGCGGCACGGACCGCCGCATGGACGTATCTAGCCGACGCGGATCGCCGCGCGGAGTGGTGGCCCGAGCTACGGCTTGATCCGCGTGTCGGCGGTGACATCACGGAACGCTGGTCAGAAGAGATCGAGGGCGAACTCGTCAGTCGCGACGCGAGCGGCACGGTGGATGTGTGGGTTGACGGTCACGCCATTGGCTTTACGTGGCGCGAGGCCGGTGACTTCCGAGACACCGCGGTCCTGCTGACGTTGCGCTCGCAAGGACAGGACACCGGGATCACGATTACCGAGACCGGGTTTGATGCGCTTCCTGATTCCGCGGATCGTGCGGCCGCGTCACAGGACGGCTGGCAGGTGCTGCTGCGGGATCTCACTACGGCGATCGAACATGCCGTGGCAGCTGGGCTGCTCAGTGCTGGCCCCGGCACGGAAGACGCTGTAGCCGCCCAGGTTGCTGGAGCGGACGTGCTCCACGGTGGCGCGGCAGTCGCGCCTGCGGGCGAGGCGGACGAGGGGAGCGCTCGGTTGCGACCGCTGACGCAGCTGATGCCGCTGACATTGACGAAGCTGCAACGGCTGGCACCGCTGGCGCGGCTGGCACTGATGAACCTGGCGCGGCTGACGCCGATGAAGCTCATGTCTCGACGGAATCGACTCCTGGCGAGATTGACACCGAGGCCGAGGCCGAGGCCGACGCCGACGCCGACGCCGACGCTGAGGCCGAGGGAGAGGTCGACGGTGCCGCTGCTGACGCCGACGCCGACGCCGGCGCTGCAGACGCCGGCGCGGCTGACGCCGGCGCGGCTGACGCCGGCGCTGTTGACGCCGGCGCAGCAGATACCGCCGAGGTCACTCCAGGTGACACTTCGGAAGGGAACGACGACGAGGCTGACGCGGAGCGGGCAGCAACTGAGGATTTGGCCACGGCCGAAGTCTCCACCGTCGAAGACGCCGCGGAGCCGGTGGAGGCGGACGCCGCGGGCACGGAAGAGTCCGACGTCCAGCCCGTCGCGAGCACAGAATCAACAGTGGATGACACTGAGGACTTTGCAGAGCTCGACTTCGATGCGTTGA